A single region of the Cucumis melo cultivar AY chromosome 3, USDA_Cmelo_AY_1.0, whole genome shotgun sequence genome encodes:
- the LOC103485383 gene encoding uncharacterized protein LOC103485383 produces MDLFAANVKNTAAAAAAATPPSPFSLKHSFPDRPISCSLAMTSRRFSSSYPFGAELLRLLEIRVFKPKLSSPAFLVRATAKKNHDNSPSPENGDHSVPGDDAKSKNISDGNESNETSSKKPHHVNLDWREFRANLFAREQAEKVEADVETQTANAHESKGLALKWAHPIPMPETGCVLVATEKLDGVRTFERTVVLLLRSGSRHPQEGPFGVVINRPLHKKIKHMKPTNIDLATTFSECSLHFGGPLEASMFLLKTGEKSKLHGFEEVMPGLCFGARNSLDEAAVLVKKGILKPQDFRFFVGYAGWQLDQLREEIESDYWYVAACSSNLIGGSSSDSSSEGLWEEILQLMGGHYSELSRKPKQDM; encoded by the exons ATGGATCTCTTTGCTGCCAATGTCAAGAacaccgccgccgccgccgccgccgccactCCTCCTTCTCCCTTTTCACTCAAACACTCCTTTCCTGATAGACCCATTTCTTGCTCTCTGGCGATGACTTCGAGGAGATTCTCTTCTTCATATCCCTTTGGCGCTGAACTTCTCCGCTTGCTTGAGATCCGTGTTTTCAAGCCCAAGCTTTCCTCTCCCGCTTTTCTCGTGCGAGCCACTGCCAAGAAGAATCACGACAATTCTCCATCTCCTg AAAATGGAGATCACTCTGTTCCTGGAGATGACGCTAAATCAAAGAATATTTCTGATGGCAACGAAAGTAATGAAACTTCTTCCAAGAAACCACATCATGTAAATTTGGACTGGCGAGAATTCAGAGCGAACCTATTTGCTCGTGAGCAG GCAGAAAAGGTCGAAGCTGATGTGGAAACCCAGACTGCAAATGCTCACGAGTCTAAGGGTCTTGCGCTGAAGTGGGCACATCCTATTCCTATGCCTGAGACTGGCTGTGTGCTTGTTGCCACCGAGAAGTTGGATGGTGTTCGCACTTTTGAGCGAACTGTCGTCCTTCTCCTCAGATCTGGAAGCAGACACCCTCAGGAGGGACCGTTTGGTGTCGTGATAAATAGGCCACTCCACAAAAAGATCAAGCATATGAAACCAACCAATATTGACTTAGCAACTACATTTTCTGAGTGCTCTCTACATTTTGGGGGGCCTCTTGAGGCGAGCATGTTTTTGCTGAAAACAGGAGAAAAATCGAAACTCCATGGGTTTGAAGAAGTGATGCCAGGCCTCTGCTTTGGTGCTCGAAACAGCCTAGATGAAGCTGCAGTGCTGGTGAAGAAGGGAATCCTTAAACCTCAGGACTTCAGATTCTTTGTGGGTTATGCTGGTTGGCAACTGGATCAGTTGAGGGAGGAGATTGAATCAGATTACTGGTATGTGGCAGCTTGTAGCTCAAATCTAATTGGTGGAAGCTCATCAGATTCCTCATCAGAGGGACTATGGGAAGAGATTTTGCAGTTAATGGGTGGTCACTATTCAGAGTTGAGCAGAAAGCCTAAGCAAGATATGTAG
- the LOC103485382 gene encoding ethylene-responsive transcription factor ERF019, translated as MASSSNSLGEIKKFKGVRQRKWGKWVSEIRVPGSQDRLWLGSYSSPEAAAVAHDVAYYCLRRPSNLDHLNFPPMVLPLTNHLLIRDDMSPGSIQRAASDAAMAVDAQYICNSLADRGSSGRAGAFQASGDDQYTAFNNDQDLSIQDYL; from the coding sequence ATGGCCTCCAGTTCCAACAGTCTCGGTGAGATAAAGAAATTCAAGGGTGTACGGCAACGTAAGTGGGGGAAGTGGGTGTCAGAGATTCGAGTTCCGGGTAGTCAAGATCGGCTATGGCTAGGTTCTTACTCATCGCCCGAGGCCGCCGCCGTGGCTCACGACGTTGCATATTATTGCCTAAGAAGACCCTCAAACCTGGACCACCTGAACTTTCCGCCGATGGTGCTGCCCTTGACCAACCACCTCCTTATCCGAGACGACATGTCACCTGGCTCCATTCAGAGGGCAGCCTCCGACGCCGCCATGGCTGTCGACGCACAGTATATATGCAACAGTTTGGCAGACCGAGGCAGTAGTGGCCGTGCAGGGGCATTTCAGGCATCAGGAGATGACCAGTATACGGCTTTCAATAATGATCAAGATCTTTCCATCCAAGATTATCTGTAA